From the genome of Malus sylvestris chromosome 6, drMalSylv7.2, whole genome shotgun sequence, one region includes:
- the LOC126625649 gene encoding uncharacterized protein LOC126625649 yields MAALLPRSFALKSNNNQKYLRYIHQSYENLHGILQFSEVDDKSPNAKFQMEPAYGGYEGLVHIKCCYNNKYLRRPNEHQHWIVAQADRPEEDLNHWTCTLFEPRVVHADNKAVLRILHVQLGHYVMSLTSNDFHQCLFAERADPNPQNDLDVCTVVDLDPLALPNTFVLKSNICNKYLRYMLDEENQTHEIVQFSGKDPKSEYSIFQVEQANNQDDQDNHYVHIKCTVNNKYFRRMDKDKQLIMAAADQRDENKKSWACTLFKPEHVGQAGNNNNNVLCRLRHVQSNLYTRPFVENRFELRLNGERPDPQGVDVYTAIRSVI; encoded by the coding sequence ATGGCAGCATTACTACCAAGGTCTTTTGCTCTGAAATCAAACAACAACCAAAAATACTTGCGCTACATACATCAAAGTTACGAGAATCTTCATGGGATTCTCCAATTCTCCGAAGTGGATGACAAGAGCCCGAACGCAAAGTTCCAAATGGAGCCTGCGTACGGCGGTTACGAAGGACTCGTGCATATCAAATGCTGTTACAATAACAAATACTTGAGAAGGCCAAACGAGCACCAGCATTGGATAGTAGCCCAGGCTGACCGACCAGAGGAAGATCTAAACCATTGGACCTGCACACTGTTCGAGCCTCGGGTTGTCCATGCAGACAACAAAGCAGTCCTCCGAATACTCCACGTGCAACTCGGGCACTATGTAATGTCACTCACTTCTAACGACTTCCATCAATGTCTCTTTGCAGAAAGAGCAGACCCCAACCCCCAAAACGATTTGGATGTGTGCACAGTCGTCGACTTGGATCCACTTGCGCTACCAAACACTTTTGTGCTGAAATCAAACATCTGCAATAAATACTTGCGCTACATGCTTGATGAAGAAAACCAAACTCATGAGATTGTCCAATTCTCCGGAAAGGATCCTAAGAGTGAGTACTCAATCTTCCAAGTAGAGCAGGCAAACAATCAAGACGACCAAGATAATCATTACGTGCATATCAAATGCACTGTCAACAACAAATACTTCAGAAGGATGGACAAAGACAAGCAATTGATCATGGCCGCGGCTGACCAACGAGACGAAAACAAAAAGAGTTGGGCTTGCACATTGTTCAAGCCCGAGCATGTGGGTCAAGCcggcaacaacaacaacaacgtgCTCTGCCGGTTGCGCCACGTTCAAAGTAACCTCTACACAAGGCCGTTCGTTGAGAATAGATTCGAATTACGCCTCAACGGCGAAAGACCTGATCCCCAAGGAGTTGATGTCTACACAGCCATTCGCAGCGTTATATGA